A section of the Paracoccaceae bacterium genome encodes:
- a CDS encoding extracellular solute-binding protein, translated as MKLNAKLLGVTALTSLLAGAVHAEVTVLGWPGGPEETALRAAAEMYNARADVADEDKVELLFTSRDGFFDKLQVDLAAGSTAFDANLLATYSIGKYAPFLEPIPLSDEAGAVFGDTVLKTMQFEGAQYGVPTDLSLHFLYYRTDLIEALLADDAAKAKYSEIAQEHLGEALAPKSPEDWTWQDFVANALYFSQSVNPDSPTRYGTVIQAKNLLFNMMVFHSWPRSYGADWMDADGNITVDSEAYRTALSMANKLFELGATPPDSTSYEYAEANAAYSSGQVAAMVQWNAAANDLIGAQPDTGTFAPPSGPEGRFTHIHGLGLGLNAAATNKDGAIAFLQWMSTEEAAIAYAKAGGAPGLAGATAAKLADDRPDLVQSGEYASTYGFVMNGGTSANALSVYEAQAKEFTGFWAGTQDLDTALGNTTDAMTELLK; from the coding sequence ATGAAACTGAATGCAAAATTACTGGGCGTCACAGCGCTGACATCCCTTCTTGCCGGGGCGGTGCATGCCGAAGTCACCGTTCTGGGCTGGCCCGGCGGCCCGGAAGAAACCGCATTGCGCGCGGCGGCGGAAATGTACAACGCCAGGGCAGACGTTGCTGACGAAGACAAGGTCGAGTTGCTGTTCACCTCTCGCGATGGGTTTTTTGACAAATTGCAGGTGGATCTGGCCGCCGGCAGCACCGCTTTTGACGCAAATTTGCTGGCGACCTATTCGATCGGGAAATACGCACCATTTCTGGAGCCAATTCCCCTTTCGGATGAGGCTGGCGCGGTGTTTGGCGACACAGTCCTGAAAACCATGCAGTTTGAGGGCGCCCAATACGGCGTGCCGACGGACCTGTCGCTCCACTTCCTTTATTATCGCACGGACCTGATCGAGGCTTTGCTTGCCGACGACGCGGCCAAGGCAAAATACTCCGAGATCGCGCAAGAGCATCTGGGCGAAGCGCTGGCGCCCAAGTCACCGGAAGACTGGACCTGGCAGGATTTTGTGGCCAATGCGCTGTATTTCTCGCAATCGGTGAATCCCGACAGCCCGACGCGCTATGGGACGGTGATTCAAGCCAAGAACCTGTTGTTCAACATGATGGTCTTTCATTCATGGCCGCGCAGCTATGGTGCGGATTGGATGGACGCCGATGGCAACATCACCGTGGATAGCGAGGCGTACAGAACCGCACTGTCGATGGCCAACAAACTGTTCGAACTGGGCGCAACACCCCCTGATTCCACCTCGTATGAATACGCAGAAGCCAACGCGGCCTATTCTTCGGGCCAGGTCGCTGCGATGGTGCAATGGAACGCCGCAGCAAATGATCTGATCGGCGCGCAGCCCGATACGGGAACTTTTGCACCGCCATCGGGCCCCGAGGGTCGGTTCACCCATATTCACGGGCTGGGCCTGGGCCTGAATGCGGCCGCGACCAACAAAGACGGTGCAATCGCGTTCCTGCAGTGGATGTCGACTGAAGAGGCCGCCATCGCCTATGCCAAGGCTGGTGGTGCACCGGGTTTGGCAGGCGCCACTGCGGCGAAGCTTGCCGATGATCGTCCCGATCTGGTGCAATCGGGCGAATACGCCTCGACCTATGGGTTTGTGATGAACGGCGGAACCTCGGCCAATGCGCTGTCCGTCTATGAAGCACAGGCCAAAGAGTTCACGGGCTTCTGGGCCGGGACGCAAGACCTCGACACGGCGCTGGGTAACACAACAGACGCGATGACCGAGCTTTTGAAGTAA
- a CDS encoding ROK family protein, producing MTILAIDLGGTKTLAALADGGQLRDVRSFPTRTGATPDQMLDDIQGRVGDWHGRYDGVAFAVTGHVASGIWSALNDKTLDIDGRYPLSDRVADRFGHVPVLANDAQAAAYGEFAFGADLGWDMVFLTISTGVGGGIIADGRLLIGASGLSGHFGQTRGISGERLEDRISGKAMERQARALGHNLTVPEIFEQAKNGVPWAEGIFDASAKGVAALCADIKLILDPAHIVIGGGIGLVPIYLDRVKSHLKGLRLELQPELRPAALGANAGVSGIAALHDATKT from the coding sequence ATGACAATCCTTGCCATTGACCTTGGTGGAACAAAAACGCTGGCGGCGCTGGCCGACGGCGGGCAGTTGCGCGACGTGCGTTCGTTCCCCACCCGTACCGGGGCAACGCCAGATCAGATGCTTGACGATATTCAGGGCCGCGTCGGTGATTGGCACGGGCGCTATGACGGAGTGGCCTTTGCGGTGACCGGCCACGTTGCAAGTGGGATTTGGTCGGCGCTGAACGACAAGACGCTGGATATTGATGGCAGGTATCCGCTGTCAGATCGCGTAGCGGACCGTTTCGGGCATGTTCCGGTTCTGGCAAATGACGCGCAGGCAGCCGCATACGGCGAATTCGCGTTCGGGGCCGACTTGGGATGGGATATGGTCTTCCTGACAATCTCGACCGGTGTCGGCGGCGGCATCATTGCGGACGGGCGCCTGTTAATTGGCGCATCTGGTCTTTCGGGGCATTTCGGACAAACGCGCGGCATTTCTGGCGAGCGTCTGGAAGACCGGATTTCCGGCAAAGCAATGGAACGCCAGGCGCGCGCGCTTGGCCACAATCTGACTGTCCCAGAGATCTTCGAACAGGCCAAAAACGGTGTGCCCTGGGCCGAGGGTATCTTTGATGCCTCAGCCAAGGGCGTCGCCGCACTTTGCGCAGATATCAAGCTTATCCTTGATCCCGCGCATATCGTGATCGGGGGCGGCATCGGGCTGGTGCCGATCTATCTGGATCGCGTGAAATCACATCTCAAAGGGTTGAGGCTGGAACTGCAGCCTGAACTTCGCCCTGCCGCGCTTGGTGCCAACGCGGGCGTTTCGGGCATTGCGGCACTGCACGATGCAACAAAAACTTAG
- a CDS encoding putative N-acetylmannosamine-6-phosphate 2-epimerase produces MHQLLKQLSEGLVVSCQPVPSGPLDQPDIVARFALAALAGGACGLRIEGADNLRAVRKVTDVPIIGLIKSDRPDTAVRITSTIEDVDALAQAGADIIAFDATDRARPERCEVLANTVHGHGKLAMADCSTSEEMRKAAQLGCALLGTTMSGYVDAPAPTEPDLALVRSAARLGRFVVAEGRYNRPDLAAQAIAAGADAVVVGSAITRPEHITSWFARDIRAAMSQRNGDK; encoded by the coding sequence GTGCATCAGCTATTGAAACAACTCAGCGAAGGGCTTGTCGTTTCATGCCAGCCGGTTCCATCCGGCCCGCTGGATCAGCCGGACATCGTGGCGCGTTTTGCACTTGCCGCTTTGGCGGGTGGGGCGTGCGGGCTTCGCATCGAAGGGGCTGACAATCTGCGTGCCGTTCGCAAGGTCACGGATGTGCCGATCATCGGGCTGATAAAAAGTGACCGTCCTGATACCGCTGTGCGGATCACCTCGACCATCGAAGATGTGGACGCGCTGGCCCAGGCGGGCGCTGACATAATTGCCTTTGACGCGACCGACCGGGCGCGACCCGAACGGTGCGAGGTTCTGGCCAATACGGTTCACGGGCATGGAAAACTGGCGATGGCCGATTGCTCGACCAGCGAAGAAATGCGTAAGGCGGCGCAACTGGGCTGTGCGCTTCTTGGGACGACCATGTCCGGCTATGTTGATGCCCCGGCCCCGACCGAGCCTGATCTTGCGCTGGTGCGGTCTGCGGCCAGGCTTGGCAGGTTTGTTGTGGCGGAAGGACGCTATAACCGGCCCGACCTTGCAGCGCAGGCCATCGCTGCGGGCGCGGATGCTGTGGTTGTCGGTTCGGCCATCACGCGACCGGAACACATCACATCCTGGTTCGCGCGCGATATCCGCGCCGCGATGTCCCAGCGGAATGGCGACAAATGA
- a CDS encoding UTRA domain-containing protein, with translation MFKSLLSAPATRCFSTESAITGFSEELRARGTKPGQRWLLRQVALPTPSESLALGVPTTDQIVRLVRIRFADDLPIAIERATVPQAFLHSHELVKDSLYEALRNASFAPARGVQRIRAGVMTRAEADALDSDVGQPLLIIERRCFLADGRTVEFTETRYHGERYDFVSDLSTGQLI, from the coding sequence ATGTTCAAATCGCTACTTTCTGCGCCCGCAACACGTTGTTTTTCCACAGAATCGGCGATTACCGGCTTTTCGGAAGAACTGCGCGCCAGGGGGACCAAACCGGGGCAAAGGTGGCTGCTGCGTCAGGTGGCGCTGCCGACGCCCAGCGAGTCGTTGGCATTGGGTGTTCCCACGACAGATCAGATTGTCCGACTGGTGCGGATCAGGTTTGCTGACGACCTGCCCATCGCGATTGAGCGTGCGACAGTCCCCCAGGCATTTCTTCACAGCCATGAGTTGGTCAAGGACTCGCTTTACGAAGCATTGAGAAATGCCAGTTTCGCGCCCGCGCGTGGGGTCCAGCGGATTCGGGCCGGCGTGATGACCCGCGCCGAGGCTGATGCTTTGGACAGTGACGTCGGCCAGCCATTGCTGATCATCGAACGACGCTGCTTTCTGGCGGATGGGCGAACGGTGGAATTTACCGAAACGCGCTATCATGGTGAACGATATGACTTCGTTTCAGACCTCAGCACCGGGCAGTTGATCTAG
- a CDS encoding IS1182 family transposase — MMGPRQEAQAALFYEFSLEDHVPQDHLLRSIDRFVDLSSIRAHLADFYSHTGRPSIDPELLIRMLIVGYCFGIRSERRLCEEVHLNLAYRWFCRLDLADRVPDHSTFSKNRHGRFRESELLRHLFETTVARCIAEGLVSGQRLAVDASLIEADANKQYSAPKEEWDIARIDADAAPRAVREYLDTLDEAAFGAATPVEPKFTSYSDPASQWTAARKGPAFFAYSDNYLIDTDHGVIVDVEATRSIRQAEVGSTKTMLKRAKERFDLHPERLIADTAYGSGPMLGWLVGEKIAPHIPVFDKAGRTDGTWSRADFEWDAENNQYICPEGEALKQFRRNYSDPNRGPTGKGVAKYQALKHTCQSCPSKPKCCPNADARKITREEHEDARDIARAIAKTPQYKISVKLRKKVEMLFAHLKRILGLGRLRLRGPCGANDEFLLAATAQNLRKLAKIFPAPQQTRKA; from the coding sequence ATGATGGGACCGAGGCAGGAAGCACAGGCGGCGCTGTTCTATGAGTTCTCGCTGGAAGACCATGTCCCGCAAGATCACCTGCTGCGATCGATTGATCGTTTCGTCGATCTGAGCAGCATCCGCGCCCATCTTGCCGATTTCTACAGCCACACCGGTCGTCCTTCGATCGATCCTGAACTGCTGATCCGGATGCTGATCGTCGGTTACTGCTTCGGCATCCGGTCCGAGCGGCGGCTCTGTGAAGAGGTACACTTGAACCTCGCGTACAGGTGGTTTTGTCGGCTCGACCTGGCCGATCGGGTGCCGGATCACTCGACCTTTTCAAAGAACCGGCATGGTCGGTTCCGCGAGAGTGAGCTGCTGCGCCATCTCTTCGAGACCACGGTCGCGCGATGCATCGCCGAAGGTCTCGTCAGCGGTCAGCGCCTGGCCGTCGATGCCAGCTTGATCGAGGCGGATGCCAACAAGCAGTACTCTGCGCCAAAGGAAGAATGGGACATTGCGCGGATCGATGCAGACGCTGCACCCCGCGCGGTCCGCGAGTATCTCGACACTCTGGATGAGGCCGCATTCGGAGCAGCGACACCGGTCGAGCCAAAGTTCACGTCCTATTCCGACCCAGCCAGCCAGTGGACGGCGGCGCGTAAGGGTCCCGCATTTTTTGCCTACTCCGACAACTATCTCATCGATACCGATCATGGTGTCATCGTCGACGTGGAAGCGACACGGTCGATCCGTCAAGCCGAGGTGGGGTCAACCAAGACGATGCTGAAGCGGGCCAAAGAGCGCTTCGATCTTCATCCCGAACGGCTGATCGCCGACACCGCCTACGGATCGGGACCCATGCTCGGATGGCTGGTGGGTGAAAAGATCGCACCGCACATCCCGGTCTTCGACAAAGCCGGGCGCACCGATGGCACCTGGTCCCGAGCTGACTTCGAATGGGATGCCGAGAACAATCAATACATCTGCCCGGAAGGCGAGGCTCTGAAGCAGTTCCGCCGAAACTACTCCGACCCCAATCGCGGCCCAACCGGCAAGGGCGTGGCCAAGTACCAAGCGCTGAAGCACACCTGCCAATCCTGTCCTTCCAAGCCGAAGTGCTGCCCGAATGCCGACGCCCGTAAGATCACCCGTGAGGAACATGAGGACGCTCGCGACATCGCCCGCGCAATCGCCAAAACGCCGCAATACAAGATCTCGGTGAAGCTCCGGAAGAAGGTCGAAATGCTCTTTGCCCACCTCAAGCGCATTCTCGGCCTGGGACGGCTCCGATTACGTGGACCATGCGGCGCAAATGACGAATTCCTGCTCGCCGCCACTGCCCAAAACCTTCGCAAACTGGCAAAGATCTTTCCTGCACCGCAGCAAACGCGCAAAGCCTGA
- a CDS encoding GntR family transcriptional regulator yields the protein MAKADPAIDFLIEYLDRKDSTSPLYQKLSGALAEAVNVGVLGTNGVLPSERTLASRLNVSRVTVRRALDDLAASGLLKRRQGARSSVTPRVEKTLSANFVEKLLLDRGLWR from the coding sequence ATGGCCAAGGCAGATCCGGCAATTGATTTCCTGATCGAGTATCTTGATCGCAAGGACAGCACATCGCCCTTGTATCAAAAACTGTCCGGTGCCCTGGCCGAGGCTGTGAACGTCGGCGTTCTGGGCACCAATGGTGTCCTGCCGAGTGAGCGGACGCTTGCAAGCCGTCTGAACGTCAGCCGGGTCACCGTTCGGCGCGCTCTGGATGACCTGGCCGCAAGCGGTCTGCTGAAACGACGGCAGGGCGCGCGCAGTTCCGTGACGCCTCGGGTCGAAAAGACGCTGTCTGCTAATTTTGTTGAAAAACTCCTGCTTGATCGAGGGCTATGGCGCTGA
- a CDS encoding SDR family oxidoreductase, producing MQNKTYLVTGAARGIGLGIARHLIAQGATVALADIDLDELQALDGLGADSSIHQCDVSVAEDCANLVCDVLGEHGKLDGLVNNAAIVDVSAWDELDIARYEQVIATNQSSVMVMCKVATPALRASKGAIVNIASIMGMVGSEETVPYSMAKGAVLNLTRCLACDLGSYGVRVNAVSPGFIDTRMAVLPDGGHEHETDYFKTVYLKHRKIPLGRAAMPEEIAGPVAFLLSDAAAYVTGTNLPVDGGVTATF from the coding sequence ATGCAAAACAAAACCTACCTCGTCACCGGAGCGGCACGCGGCATTGGATTGGGCATCGCCCGGCATCTGATCGCGCAGGGGGCAACGGTTGCACTGGCGGATATCGACCTTGATGAATTGCAGGCGCTGGACGGGCTGGGTGCAGATAGCAGCATCCACCAATGCGATGTCTCCGTCGCTGAAGATTGCGCCAATCTGGTCTGCGATGTGTTGGGCGAACATGGCAAGCTCGACGGGTTGGTGAATAACGCCGCCATCGTCGATGTTTCGGCCTGGGACGAGTTGGACATCGCGCGTTATGAACAGGTCATTGCCACCAACCAATCCAGCGTTATGGTCATGTGCAAGGTGGCAACGCCTGCGTTGCGCGCCAGCAAGGGGGCGATTGTGAACATCGCCTCGATCATGGGCATGGTTGGGTCTGAAGAAACGGTGCCTTACTCGATGGCCAAGGGTGCCGTGCTGAACCTGACACGCTGCCTTGCCTGCGATCTTGGGTCCTACGGCGTCCGCGTGAACGCGGTGTCGCCCGGGTTCATCGACACGCGCATGGCGGTTCTGCCCGATGGCGGGCACGAGCATGAAACCGACTATTTCAAAACCGTGTACCTCAAGCACCGCAAGATCCCCCTGGGCCGCGCCGCCATGCCAGAGGAGATCGCCGGGCCTGTTGCGTTTCTGTTGTCGGATGCCGCCGCCTATGTAACGGGTACAAATCTGCCCGTGGATGGCGGGGTGACGGCGACGTTCTAG
- a CDS encoding ABC transporter permease subunit, with translation MDRQSALDAKECPMKPARITLNCIAVATIFIFYAPILMVVLTSFFTVRRGKVNWSSFSFDWYGKLLSNEGIGLAVLSSLKVGAISVAVSLGLGLLIAVYVTRQRTPRWEAGAISTLVFLPFLLPPIVTGMSLLIAMKEAGIARGTNAVIVGHVVFILAIGFRTLQARLSALDPALVWAARDLGAGPWHSFRSVVLPQLKLPLATSAIMSFAISFDETMITLFLIGDGLTLPIRLYGMMRYGFTPEISALVTLVLIFTALLTALLALFTRGRTQGIAG, from the coding sequence ATGGATCGGCAATCCGCGTTGGATGCGAAGGAATGCCCCATGAAACCTGCGCGCATCACGCTGAACTGCATCGCAGTTGCAACGATATTCATCTTCTATGCGCCGATCCTGATGGTGGTGCTGACCTCGTTCTTCACGGTACGTCGGGGCAAGGTCAATTGGTCAAGTTTTTCCTTCGACTGGTACGGCAAGCTGCTGTCCAACGAAGGGATCGGATTGGCCGTTCTAAGCTCTTTGAAGGTCGGGGCGATCTCGGTCGCGGTGTCCCTGGGGCTGGGCCTGCTGATCGCGGTCTATGTGACCCGTCAACGCACCCCCCGGTGGGAGGCTGGCGCGATTTCAACCCTTGTGTTCCTGCCGTTTCTGCTGCCGCCGATTGTCACCGGCATGTCCCTGTTGATCGCCATGAAAGAGGCCGGAATCGCCCGCGGCACCAATGCGGTGATCGTGGGTCATGTGGTTTTCATCCTGGCGATCGGGTTCCGCACACTTCAGGCGCGGCTGTCTGCGCTTGACCCCGCACTGGTCTGGGCCGCGCGGGATCTTGGCGCAGGGCCCTGGCATAGCTTCCGATCCGTCGTGCTGCCGCAACTGAAACTGCCCTTGGCCACATCCGCGATCATGTCCTTTGCGATTTCGTTCGATGAAACCATGATCACGCTGTTTTTGATCGGCGACGGTTTGACCCTGCCAATCCGGTTGTACGGGATGATGCGCTATGGCTTTACACCAGAGATATCGGCGCTGGTCACGCTTGTGCTGATCTTTACCGCGTTGCTGACCGCGCTGCTTGCGCTGTTTACACGCGGTCGCACCCAGGGAATTGCCGGATAG
- a CDS encoding ABC transporter permease subunit — protein sequence MPANLPEQLWRISIWALLLCAVLLPIAAFLVYGLFSVEGGKIVYGMSFANYIEVVSDAVYRKVLVKTVFIAAQVSGVCFVLGYVVAMFIWRRGPFLKYLLIFAIAIPLMMSYVIKIYSMRGLLGHTGFLNQFLIWTGVIDAPLSVFLFNLTSVRMTLAFALAPFCILTTFVGLERISTSTIEAARDLGACSGRIFWKIILPLSLPSAIVGVMFTFVLSVGDFLAPELVGGVNGLTYGRLIFSQFGIAYNWPLGAALSLVLMGISFAVIALAGWIGNPRWMRRNAP from the coding sequence ATGCCCGCAAACCTTCCCGAACAGCTGTGGAGAATTTCTATCTGGGCGCTGCTGCTTTGCGCTGTGCTGTTACCGATTGCCGCATTTCTGGTTTACGGGCTGTTTTCGGTTGAGGGCGGCAAGATCGTCTATGGCATGTCATTTGCCAATTATATCGAGGTTGTGAGCGACGCGGTCTATCGCAAGGTACTGGTCAAAACCGTGTTCATCGCCGCACAGGTTTCCGGCGTCTGTTTTGTTCTGGGCTATGTCGTCGCAATGTTTATCTGGCGGCGCGGTCCGTTCCTGAAATATCTGCTGATCTTCGCCATCGCGATCCCGCTGATGATGAGCTACGTGATCAAGATATACTCCATGCGCGGGCTATTGGGGCATACCGGATTCCTCAATCAATTCCTGATCTGGACCGGCGTAATCGACGCGCCGCTGTCGGTCTTTCTGTTCAACCTGACGTCGGTTCGCATGACGCTGGCCTTTGCGCTTGCACCGTTTTGCATCCTGACCACATTCGTCGGGCTTGAACGTATCTCGACCTCGACGATTGAGGCGGCGCGTGATCTGGGCGCATGCAGCGGCCGCATATTCTGGAAGATCATTCTGCCTCTTTCGCTGCCCTCGGCGATTGTCGGCGTCATGTTCACCTTCGTGCTGAGCGTCGGCGATTTCCTGGCCCCCGAACTGGTCGGAGGCGTCAACGGGCTTACCTACGGACGCCTGATATTCTCGCAATTCGGCATCGCCTATAACTGGCCGCTTGGCGCGGCCCTGTCATTGGTGCTGATGGGGATTTCCTTTGCCGTCATTGCACTGGCAGGATGGATCGGCAATCCGCGTTGGATGCGAAGGAATGCCCCATGA
- a CDS encoding ATP-binding cassette domain-containing protein produces MDLTLDQIGKRYGKTWVLDQIDLTIRQGEFFSLLGGSGSGKTTLLKLIAGIEAPDRGHIHFGGRDIAGDPMEQRPFNTVFQGYALFPHMNVFDNVAFGLRVKGISGDALKKTVTEMVDRVGLADRLSAFPAQLSGGQQQRVAVARVLVCEPSVILLDEPLSALDASLRGQMQRFLKELHRDLGLTFIFVTHDQDEAISLSDRICILNRGRIEQVDTPDALYHAPNTQFVAEFIGLNNLIRVTGPGQTELGAVPIQANVGSVLSIRPEAIKIGPSDQAMQVNATLIDRQFHGDNTIMIFRTETGHEITLRSAGTGAAIAITENVNLSLPFDAFAVIPDGAG; encoded by the coding sequence ATGGACCTGACCCTCGATCAGATCGGCAAGCGATACGGGAAGACCTGGGTGTTGGATCAGATTGATCTGACCATTCGCCAGGGCGAATTCTTCTCGCTTCTTGGCGGCAGCGGATCGGGCAAGACCACCTTGCTGAAACTGATCGCCGGGATCGAGGCACCGGACCGCGGGCACATCCACTTCGGCGGTCGCGATATTGCGGGCGATCCGATGGAACAGCGCCCGTTCAACACCGTGTTTCAGGGCTATGCGTTATTTCCGCATATGAACGTGTTCGACAATGTCGCGTTCGGATTGCGGGTGAAGGGGATCAGCGGCGATGCGCTGAAAAAAACCGTGACCGAGATGGTTGACCGGGTCGGTCTGGCGGATCGCCTGTCCGCCTTCCCGGCCCAGCTAAGCGGCGGTCAGCAACAGCGGGTTGCCGTGGCGCGCGTATTGGTTTGCGAACCCAGCGTCATTTTGCTGGACGAACCCTTATCGGCGCTCGACGCCTCATTGCGCGGCCAGATGCAGCGCTTCCTGAAAGAGCTGCATCGCGATCTGGGTCTGACCTTCATCTTTGTCACCCACGACCAGGACGAGGCGATCTCACTCTCTGATCGGATTTGCATCCTGAATAGGGGCAGGATTGAACAGGTGGACACGCCTGACGCGTTGTATCACGCGCCAAATACCCAATTCGTGGCGGAATTCATCGGGCTTAACAATCTGATCCGTGTCACTGGTCCGGGCCAGACCGAATTGGGGGCCGTGCCCATTCAGGCGAACGTGGGCTCGGTGCTGAGCATCCGCCCCGAGGCCATCAAGATCGGCCCGTCGGACCAGGCAATGCAAGTCAATGCAACCCTGATTGACCGACAATTTCATGGCGACAACACGATCATGATATTTCGAACCGAAACAGGGCACGAGATCACACTGCGCAGTGCAGGCACCGGCGCAGCGATTGCAATCACGGAAAACGTCAACCTAAGCCTGCCCTTTGATGCCTTTGCGGTCATCCCCGACGGGGCCGGCTGA
- a CDS encoding extracellular solute-binding protein, whose protein sequence is MFGAGVGPNRLHALTRSHALSRGQSFPTISLHRFSQEIRDALISEFFNTISLYPRYAQAGLLQAYDDGMLKNTGNLLLAFQNVAEVMDGSARMGIPIAWGSQGLIYDADEFSEPPTSWAAMWDPANAQRVISLDDSNNNIVMAALLLGFDDPFNLSDDQMTQVRDKLIELKGNLLSYYAGFDEGVSVWESGAATMMLSMGEPQIGLLLERGYNAVYSIPSEGAVGWLDTWAMSVGAKDMECAHAWADYMLRPEVGTELIVLKNSVLGPER, encoded by the coding sequence ATTTTTGGCGCGGGGGTCGGCCCAAATCGCCTACATGCGCTCACGCGCAGCCATGCGCTGTCTCGTGGTCAAAGCTTTCCGACTATTTCGCTTCATAGGTTTTCGCAAGAAATCCGCGACGCTCTGATTTCGGAGTTTTTCAACACAATCAGCTTGTACCCGCGTTACGCGCAGGCCGGGCTGCTTCAGGCCTATGATGATGGCATGCTGAAAAATACCGGCAATCTGTTGCTTGCGTTCCAGAATGTGGCCGAAGTGATGGACGGATCAGCCCGGATGGGCATTCCGATCGCCTGGGGATCGCAGGGGCTGATCTATGACGCTGATGAGTTTTCCGAACCTCCGACCTCATGGGCCGCCATGTGGGATCCGGCGAATGCCCAGCGAGTGATTTCACTGGATGATTCCAACAACAACATCGTTATGGCAGCCTTGCTTCTTGGCTTCGATGACCCCTTCAACCTGAGTGATGATCAGATGACGCAGGTGCGTGACAAGCTGATCGAACTGAAGGGAAATCTTCTAAGCTATTATGCCGGCTTCGATGAAGGGGTTTCGGTTTGGGAAAGTGGCGCGGCCACCATGATGCTGTCGATGGGCGAACCGCAGATCGGTCTGTTGCTGGAACGCGGCTATAATGCGGTTTATTCCATTCCCAGCGAAGGGGCCGTTGGCTGGCTTGACACCTGGGCGATGTCGGTAGGTGCCAAGGATATGGAATGCGCACATGCCTGGGCCGATTACATGCTGCGCCCCGAAGTCGGAACCGAGCTGATTGTGTTGAAAAACTCCGTTTTAGGGCCTGAACGATGA
- a CDS encoding FCD domain-containing protein gives MDTQKFSGPMTARIVDMISNGELLRAQRVREVEISKKLGVSRIPLREAMKQLASQGVLEARERGGMNVKAFTATQIDEIRSVRAALEPIAFRQAAPHLQDQEHRIALNAILEEMKWACKTRDQSAVAAADIAFHSFLIALSGNDLIRNIWHGLEFQLRIIFRLELCVPTNLDEVVPKHKRLRDVLLNNYLDGLEALVADHVRPELSVSG, from the coding sequence ATGGACACCCAAAAATTCTCTGGCCCGATGACCGCGCGCATCGTCGATATGATCTCTAACGGAGAGTTGTTGCGCGCCCAGCGTGTGCGAGAGGTCGAGATCTCCAAGAAGCTGGGCGTCAGCCGCATTCCCTTGCGCGAAGCGATGAAGCAACTGGCATCTCAGGGTGTTTTGGAGGCGCGCGAACGTGGCGGAATGAATGTGAAAGCCTTCACCGCCACGCAGATTGACGAAATACGTTCGGTGCGGGCAGCCTTGGAACCGATTGCCTTTCGACAGGCCGCACCGCACCTGCAAGATCAAGAGCATCGCATCGCGCTGAATGCCATTCTTGAAGAGATGAAATGGGCCTGCAAAACCCGTGATCAATCGGCTGTCGCCGCAGCCGACATCGCCTTTCACAGCTTTCTGATTGCGCTGTCTGGCAATGATCTGATCCGCAACATCTGGCATGGCCTCGAATTTCAGTTGCGGATCATCTTCAGATTGGAGCTCTGTGTTCCGACAAATCTTGATGAGGTTGTCCCAAAGCATAAACGGCTTCGCGACGTCCTTTTGAACAATTACCTGGACGGGCTGGAGGCGTTGGTCGCCGATCATGTCCGCCCGGAATTGAGTGTTTCTGGCTGA